One Eretmochelys imbricata isolate rEreImb1 chromosome 22, rEreImb1.hap1, whole genome shotgun sequence DNA window includes the following coding sequences:
- the SCN4B gene encoding sodium channel regulatory subunit beta-4, with protein sequence MAADGSSAGLCRSWLAAALLGLHLFSMAVTLEVSVGKNNLVMALNGSEVQLPCIFTTCIGFKDLDFTWYYNSIDLIYHGNIKNKASEPTVLFADPRVRLIGTTTGKENNISISMGSVDFDDAGKYTCHVRNPKEMNAEHNATIILKVVQEMVPVDNTLTRIILGAVGGLVGLLILILVIKKIVLLILKKSQEKKKECLVSSSGIDNTENGLAGSKAEQKPPPKA encoded by the exons GTTTACATCTCTTCTCCATGGCTGTCACCTTGGAGGTCTCAGTGGGGAAAAACAACCTTGTGATGGCTCTGAACGGCTCAGAAGTGCAGCTGCCCTGCATCTTCACCACCTGCATAGGATTCAAGGACCTTGACTTCACTTGGTACTACAACAGCATTGACCTG atCTATCACGGGAATATAAAGAACAAAGCATCAGAGCCAACGGTGCTATTCGCAGACCCTCGGGTTCGGTTAATTGGCACAACCACTGGGAAGGAAAACAACATCTCCATCTCCATGGGGTCCGTGGACTTCGATGATGCTGGGAAGTACACCTGTCATGTCAGGAACCCAAAGGAAATGAATGCTGAACACAATGCCACCATCATCCTCAAGGTGGTCCAGGAGA TGGTACCGGTGGACAACACGCTGACGCGCATTATCCTGGGAGCCGTGGGCGGGCTCGTCGGCCTCCTCATCCTCATCCTTGTCATCAAGAAAATTGTCCTGCTTATTCTCAAAAAGTCTCAGGAGAAGAA GAAGGAGTGTCTCGTGAGCTCCTCAGGGATTGACAACACTGAGAACGGCCTGGCGGGCTCCAAGGCGGAACAGAAACCTCCACCAAAGGCATGA